One segment of Streptomyces sp. YIM 121038 DNA contains the following:
- a CDS encoding NADP-dependent oxidoreductase, whose protein sequence is MFAVQYHRYGGSEVLRVEEAEEPHAGPGQVRIAVRATGVTPADWYLRTGMLRGIATLDFPHIPGMDAAGVVDEVGEGVTGTALGDEVFGLVPVADQGGAAAQYAVLEAWAPKPRSWSFEEAGGAAGNIDTATRVLEALGAAEGMTLLIEGAAGGVGTITAQLARARGLTVIGTASEGNHAFLDRLGVVPVTYGAGLADRLAPLAPQGVDVVLDAAGKGSLAELVGLVGDPDRVVTIADFDADRHGVRFSRSPAGESPGWAGLPLAAELADRGGLTVPLHAVFPLKETATAHDESASGHARGKIVITVP, encoded by the coding sequence GTGTTCGCTGTGCAATACCACCGCTACGGCGGTTCCGAAGTCCTCCGCGTGGAGGAGGCCGAAGAGCCGCACGCCGGGCCGGGGCAGGTCCGCATCGCGGTGCGTGCCACGGGTGTCACCCCCGCCGACTGGTACCTGCGTACGGGGATGCTGCGGGGCATCGCTACCCTGGACTTCCCCCACATCCCCGGCATGGACGCCGCCGGAGTGGTCGACGAGGTGGGGGAGGGGGTGACCGGCACCGCCTTGGGGGACGAGGTCTTCGGTCTCGTACCGGTCGCGGACCAGGGAGGCGCCGCGGCCCAGTACGCCGTCCTTGAGGCATGGGCGCCCAAGCCCCGGTCGTGGTCCTTCGAGGAAGCGGGTGGCGCCGCGGGCAACATCGACACGGCCACGCGCGTCCTGGAGGCCCTGGGCGCCGCCGAGGGCATGACCTTGCTGATCGAGGGGGCCGCCGGCGGCGTCGGCACCATCACCGCGCAACTCGCCCGGGCCCGCGGCCTCACCGTGATCGGCACCGCGAGCGAGGGCAACCACGCCTTCCTCGACCGGCTCGGCGTCGTTCCGGTCACCTACGGGGCAGGCCTCGCCGACCGCCTCGCCCCACTGGCTCCCCAGGGAGTCGACGTGGTGCTGGACGCGGCCGGCAAGGGCTCCCTCGCCGAACTGGTGGGCCTCGTCGGCGACCCGGACCGCGTGGTGACCATCGCGGACTTCGACGCCGACCGCCACGGCGTGCGGTTCTCCCGCTCCCCGGCAGGAGAGTCACCCGGCTGGGCGGGACTGCCGCTGGCGGCCGAACTCGCCGATCGCGGCGGTCTCACCGTCCCGCTGCACGCCGTGTTCCCGCTGAAGGAAACGGCCACGGCTCATGACGAGAGCGCCTCCGGCCACGCGCGCGGCAAGATCGTCATCACCGTGCCCTGA
- a CDS encoding NAD(P)/FAD-dependent oxidoreductase yields the protein MHTPVTIIGAGLGGLLLARVLRLHDIPVTVYEADPSPAARTQGGMLDIHDHTGQLALKAAGLADEFRGLVLEGRQALRLLDHSGTVLFEKDDDGTGRSPEVQRGELRQLLLDTLPDGTVRWGHKATAVRALAEGRHEVTFAQGAAAVTDLLVGADGAWSRVRPLLSDATPAYVGRSFVETRLYDADTRHPATARAVGGGTLVAFDPAGNGTWLVAHREKGGALHAYVTLTKPQDWFTTLDFTDTAAAAARIAEEYEGWAPELTALITASDVAPVLRPLHSLPVGHRWDRVPGVTLLGDAAHLATPNGEGANLALQDGAELGRAIAAHPGDIETALTEYERELFPRGAAAAAAVAHDPTPQDMINFFTGGKQAGI from the coding sequence ATGCACACCCCTGTCACCATCATCGGCGCCGGACTCGGCGGACTCTTACTGGCCCGCGTCCTGCGCCTCCACGACATCCCGGTCACGGTCTACGAAGCGGACCCCTCTCCGGCGGCGCGTACGCAGGGCGGGATGCTCGACATCCACGACCACACCGGCCAACTCGCCCTCAAGGCAGCCGGCCTGGCGGACGAGTTCCGCGGCCTCGTCCTGGAGGGCCGCCAGGCGCTCCGGCTCCTCGACCACAGCGGAACCGTCCTGTTCGAGAAGGACGACGACGGCACGGGCAGGAGCCCCGAGGTGCAGCGCGGCGAACTGCGCCAACTCCTGCTGGACACACTCCCGGACGGCACCGTCCGCTGGGGCCACAAGGCCACCGCCGTCCGCGCCCTCGCCGAGGGCCGCCACGAGGTGACCTTTGCCCAAGGCGCCGCCGCCGTCACGGACCTGCTGGTCGGCGCGGACGGCGCATGGTCGCGAGTCCGCCCCCTGCTCTCCGATGCCACCCCCGCATACGTCGGCCGGTCCTTCGTCGAGACCCGTCTGTACGACGCCGACACCCGCCACCCGGCCACCGCGCGAGCGGTCGGCGGCGGCACTCTCGTCGCGTTCGACCCGGCCGGGAACGGGACGTGGCTCGTGGCCCACCGGGAGAAGGGCGGGGCCCTGCACGCCTACGTCACACTGACCAAGCCGCAGGACTGGTTCACCACCCTCGACTTCACCGACACCGCCGCGGCCGCCGCGCGGATCGCGGAGGAGTACGAGGGCTGGGCGCCGGAGCTCACCGCGCTCATCACCGCCAGCGACGTCGCGCCGGTCCTGCGCCCCCTCCACTCCCTGCCGGTCGGGCACCGCTGGGACCGGGTGCCGGGAGTGACCCTGCTCGGCGACGCCGCCCACCTCGCGACCCCCAACGGCGAAGGCGCCAACCTGGCCTTGCAGGACGGCGCCGAACTCGGCCGGGCCATCGCCGCGCACCCCGGCGACATCGAGACCGCCCTCACCGAGTACGAGCGAGAGCTCTTCCCCCGCGGCGCGGCGGCCGCCGCCGCGGTCGCCCACGACCCCACGCCGCAGGACATGATCAATTTCTTCACCGGCGGGAAACAAGCGGGGATCTGA
- a CDS encoding NADP-dependent oxidoreductase, with the protein MKRVSFAEFGGPDVLRLEDAEEPHAGPGRIRVAVRAAGVNPVDWRIREGQFQQVRPVELPAGVGQDAAGVVDEVGAGVDGVEVGDRVFGRGSGTYAELAVLTAWAPVPEGLTFEEAAGYPSVVETALRIVDQAGVRPGQTLLVSGASGGVGSAVLQIARDRGITVIGTAGAANQDYLRSLGALATTYGEGWVERVRGLGQVDAALDLAGSGVIRELVELTGDPDKVVSIADRGAPDLGVRFSGVTGDVPRALVAVADLIRRGKLHIPVEKVYALTEAAAAHIDSQAGHTRGRRVIVV; encoded by the coding sequence ATGAAGAGAGTGAGTTTCGCCGAGTTCGGCGGTCCCGATGTTCTCCGTCTCGAAGATGCCGAGGAGCCCCACGCGGGCCCCGGCCGGATACGCGTCGCCGTGCGGGCGGCCGGTGTGAACCCCGTCGACTGGCGGATCCGCGAAGGCCAGTTCCAGCAGGTCCGCCCGGTCGAGTTGCCCGCCGGGGTCGGGCAGGACGCCGCCGGGGTGGTGGACGAGGTCGGTGCGGGCGTCGACGGGGTCGAGGTCGGCGACCGCGTCTTCGGGCGGGGTTCGGGCACCTATGCCGAGCTCGCCGTGCTCACGGCCTGGGCCCCGGTGCCCGAGGGCCTGACCTTCGAAGAGGCGGCCGGATACCCCTCCGTGGTGGAGACCGCGCTGCGCATCGTCGACCAGGCCGGGGTGCGGCCCGGCCAGACGCTGCTGGTCAGCGGAGCGTCCGGGGGAGTCGGCTCGGCGGTCCTGCAGATCGCCCGCGACCGGGGCATCACGGTGATCGGCACGGCCGGGGCCGCGAACCAGGACTACCTGCGGAGCCTGGGCGCCCTCGCCACGACGTACGGCGAGGGCTGGGTCGAGCGGGTGCGGGGACTCGGCCAGGTCGACGCGGCGCTCGACCTCGCGGGGTCGGGCGTGATCCGCGAGCTCGTCGAACTGACCGGGGACCCGGACAAGGTGGTCTCCATCGCCGACCGCGGCGCGCCCGACCTCGGCGTCCGGTTCTCCGGCGTGACCGGGGACGTGCCGCGAGCGCTCGTCGCGGTCGCCGACCTCATCCGGCGCGGAAAGCTCCACATCCCGGTGGAGAAGGTGTACGCGCTCACCGAGGCCGCGGCGGCACACATCGACAGCCAGGCGGGTCACACGCGCGGGCGCCGGGTCATCGTCGTCTGA
- a CDS encoding TetR/AcrR family transcriptional regulator — MTVPTGRRERKKAATRQKIADTALRLFLERGYDAVGIRDVAAEADVAVTTLFSHFASKEALVFEQDDNFRQRLTQAVTERAPHEPLIPALRREIQAMVRHCTADGTAEIYRMIDESRALREYEESMRLRHAESLATALIDDPDLTRSATACRTIARFVTEAYALAREAADPEAAVDEIFRMIEAAWDVA, encoded by the coding sequence ATGACCGTGCCGACCGGACGCCGTGAACGCAAGAAGGCCGCGACCCGCCAGAAGATCGCCGACACCGCCCTGCGGCTCTTCCTGGAACGCGGATACGACGCGGTGGGCATCCGTGACGTGGCCGCCGAGGCCGACGTGGCCGTCACCACGCTCTTCTCCCACTTCGCCTCGAAAGAGGCCCTGGTCTTCGAGCAGGACGACAACTTCCGGCAGCGCCTCACGCAGGCGGTCACGGAGCGCGCGCCGCACGAGCCGCTCATCCCCGCCCTGCGCCGCGAGATCCAGGCCATGGTCCGGCACTGCACGGCGGACGGCACCGCCGAGATCTACCGCATGATCGACGAGTCACGCGCCCTGCGGGAGTACGAGGAATCGATGCGCCTGCGCCACGCCGAGTCGCTGGCGACGGCCCTCATCGACGATCCCGACCTGACCCGGAGCGCGACCGCCTGCCGGACGATCGCCCGGTTCGTGACCGAGGCCTACGCACTGGCCCGCGAGGCGGCCGACCCGGAGGCCGCCGTGGACGAGATCTTCCGGATGATCGAGGCGGCCTGGGACGTCGCGTGA